The Larimichthys crocea isolate SSNF chromosome XII, L_crocea_2.0, whole genome shotgun sequence region AATTAAttcgtctctgtctctctttatttgGACTGGTGATTCATGACCCGTGAGTGAATGTTCCCttcacacctccacctccagctgtcCGAGGCTGAGTGTTATTGCAGTGAATAAAACCCGGCGACGGGAAGTGACAACACCGAAGGAATGCTATAACACTGGAACACTCAGCTGGGCCTCTGGGGAATTTGGATAGGGAGGGAACGAGAGCAGAGGGATTTAAGTTAGGTAAAGAGGCGAGCAGGTATGTTTCTCTGAGCATAGgagttaattattatttattaagagCGCagaggagttaggagaagagGGATACCAAGAACTGAAGAAGGGAACGTTGAGCTGAGCaaggagacagcagaggaatGTTGGTATTAAAAGTCCACTGGACTCCCCGTGGGGAAATGAGTGGTTTCAGGCAGAAAGAGATGGGAAAGCTGGTTAGAGCAATGAAACAAATTGTAGTAACCTTTTCTTCTAACTAGAAAGCTGCTAGAAAGCAGTGGAAAGAGAGGGTTAATGAAAGTGGAGAGTGGGCAGTACATGGCTGATTTCTTGATTATCACACAGGGGACGGataaagggaaagaaaggagagatgaGGATCAGTGGATTTGTATACAGTTCTTCATGGGCATGTAGCAGGGAACAGGAAAGAGACGAGCAAAGATATGAGCAAGAAGGAAAATGAGGATATTTAATGTATCTAGTTAGAATATTTGTCTTCTTTCAGGAAAAAGCAAAGCAGCTCAAATACAAACATGAGAACTCCCCAGATTTCTTCTTATTCGTCTGCATTTTTAATCCACATTCCTCCAGGCTTATGTAAGCAGTGTACTAAAGTGTGTCGGTATTGCTCacaagagtgtgtttgtgcgctaATTTGCAGTTTCAGCTTGGCTGTGTCTACAGCGTCACAGTTCTTGagtgcagcttttattttatcatctCGGGTTCATTTACTGGACTAACAAAAGGGAGGACTCTGTGAagattacacatacacatacacatacacacacacacacacacacacacagtgtgttggtTTTGAAGCATCTGCGTCATCTGGTGTTGGTAATTGCTATGAGCTTTGTTATAATGTTCCAATTTCTTCCCTGCTATTACACCCAACCAACGTGTTTCTTCTGGTTTACAGCTCCGAATTACTAGTTTTAACTGTTAGGTGTTgcactctgtcctcctcctcccagtcacacgttttctgtctctgtttttaaaacctttaaagagATGCTTTAAgatgtgctgatgtgtgtgtgtgacacactgtGACATACTATCTGCCATTTTGTTGTCACATTTTTGACCAAACTGTCCTAAAATACAGTAATGCATATTTTTAAACCGTGATGGGAGTCTGATATGTAACCCTGACAGTCTTGCTGCAGTGCCTCCAAGGAGGGGGACTGAATAGGGGGAGAAGGAACAATATTTCATGCGTCTCTCTGCATTTTTTCCATTAAGAAGAGGTAGGGAACACAGTGTGACGGTGGCAGTCAGATATACAGTTTGTATTGATATATAACTATTGTTCCTGGTGGTGTAATGTGCTGCATTTTCTTAATGTGTGACATGAACAACGATTGGCTCCATCTTCTCAGACAACATGCACATTCCTTTTGATCTTTTCCCACATGATCAGTACTCACATATGTGATATGAGAATAGTTTATGCAAATGTTGCTGAGCTCTAAGTAACCCATTAGTGTCTCCAGCTTTCACCCTGCATGCTATACTGCTCATAAAGGCGCAATAACtgatgatttgtgtgtgtgtgtcctggagtttctgctgtgtgtgtgtgtgtgtcaaaatgCCAAGAAAGAAACATAACCCTCCTTCTAAATCAAGTTTCTCTCAAAGGCTCGCTTAATTGCTGTGTTAactcctcataaaacatttgattcaacCAACAGAcggaaacaaaataaaactcaccaaaaacatctctctgtctctccgcTGTTCAAACAATCATCAGCTctggtttggttgaaataaacctttaatcCACAGAGTTAGATGTGAAAACATTCTGGCTCTACAGCTGTTTCTCCTCTCACTCGTTCTTTGGCTCAGTTTGCTGTTGAGTGAGTGTCTCGCTGAGCAGCGGCTGTCACTTGTTCTTCAGAGGCAGACcattaaattaacaaaataaaatgacaatatataTTCGTCCAGATCGCCCAACCTTATTATAAACTAGAATTATCTCTTCAgtgctgtgtttggtttttctgctgtgtgacTGTCTCTTTGGGatctgctgtgtctgctggctGTGATGTATAATTCACATATAGCTCCATTATTCTGACCgctgtacactgtaaaaaggtTGCTTTGTTGGAAATTTCCTTGACGGAACCCTTGCAGCTACGGTGCCCCCGGTGTGGAGTTCACAGGACTACACAAAGACACCACCGCTGTCACACAAATCCACTTCCTGCCTGGACAGGTAAGCTCCAAGCCACTTATTATCTGAATGCAAAGACCCCTTTGGTGACGAGAGTTCTCTCCAAAGTGAtgttaatatttgaatatttgctCTATGATAGGGCCGCCTGTTGTCGCTGCTAGATGACAACACAATTCACCTGTGGGAGCTGGTGGCTGGCGTGCCTAGAGAGGTGGGCGGGGttaagagagagggagtggtCTGTCTACAGGAAGTGAGCAGCTACACCCTTCCAGGAAGACCCGGCATTGAGAGCTGCAGGTACATTAGAGCCCGTTAATACTATTTTAGAACTTCAtttatgttcttttgtttttaaaggtacAATTCTtcattattgtactttttatggCTGGCATAAATGTATTTGCACTCTATATATTGTAGTTTGTAGTTGCTGGTCACTGGAAAACGTTGTGATCATGCACAGTGTATAATTGATGCCCTGTTCCTTACTAAAATGAATGTCAGCCTCAcgctcctttctcctcctcctcttcttcttctcagtgcCACCCGGGTAACTGTCCTCCTCTTGCTAAGGTCATGTGACCTCCTCTGCATTggaacagagggaggaggcGTGTACTTCCTGGAGTTGCCCCACCTTTCACTGAAGGACAGCCAGACGCTGCTCCAGGATCAGGTCACACAGAGGTGAGACTATCGTATAAATGACTTCACAGAATGAAAACGTCAAcgaattattaaaaaaatgtaaattaaataaaatatgaagccaGTTAGGATTTATCTAGTAAATTCATTTTATGTAGTTTCTCCGCTTCTTTGCCTAAAACTCCTGACTCAGTCTTCATTCCCTGCTCTTCATCCCTGTCACAGTATGTCTCCCTTTAAACACTCGAGTTTCCTCCACTCACAGCTCCAGCTGAGCAGGTCGGACGCACACACATAGATGCAGGAACAAATATGCCTCTTGAccctggcagcagcagcaggcaggtcAGGGTCATGCGGTTCAGGGACCATGAGAACAGCCAGTTCTTCTGAACACTGGAAAGTAGAGGAAAGGGAGCAAGAGACATCGCacactgtaaaactgaaaaatgataTCCTCTGTGAAACTTGTCAAGTTGTAATAAGTAATACACGTTTTTGGATTTGTGAGTGAGGAGCACTGGATCATACGAAGATAATGGCGTTGTTAAATTAAAATCGGCACAGAGCTGAGATGTTGAGACATCTCTTCTGGGACATTGTTGCATTGGATATGTGCAGTAATCTGTAAATCAGATGTTTTGGGGTGGGTGTGGGCTGGGTGGAAGAGATGAAATACAGTGCAGTACAATAAATAGCGACAGCATGCTGTAAATATCAGTGAAGTTGAGCTCATGAAGCAACAACTtcctgggcttttttttttttgtgttgacaaTCAATTGCAAAAATGGGAACTTCTTCTTTATTGATGCTAATTCCTAATACTTTTAGGACGCTTAATATTACCTAAATAAGACTCTAAGTCACATAGTTGGTGGCTGTAAAGGGCCTGAAAGTTCCAACACTTGTGGTTGTTTCACGTGAAATCACCGTAGgatattgatgtttttgtctgcacTCTGCAAGTTTGAAGTGAGCATGGATCAGTTGGATTTGATTTAACCATTGCAGAACTGTTTGCTTCTGTCAGTCAAATGTGGTCAATCTACATCCACACAGACCTGAAGAAAAAGAgttttatgaattaatttatgGGTTTAGTTTTGTCCGTCCATGTCCTTCCACTTATCCAGGGTCAggtcatggtggcagcaggttaagCAGGGCGTTTCCCtacaaatattacatttgatCGTTGCTTATCTAGGTATgaacattaaatgtaataacacAAACTTAAGTTTTCAGGGCCTTTAAAATCTGGCTACTTGGTAGTCAACTTAATGACTCAATTAACTGCTATTGTAATGAAACTCACTGTGTAAGTAACTATCTCCGTACAGGACTATTGTAATGTGtagtgtttctgttcttttgtcCAGCCCCTCAACAATCATGCAGTGGTGTGCAGTGTTCATTGGTGAGCACAGACACAGATCTTCAGGACAAACTGCAGTGTCGTGTATATTAACGTGATGAAGACACAAAATAATCTGTGAGCAACAAACGTgccgttgttttttttttttttttggttttgtttttgaagcaCATACCAGACagtaatttctttattttttatgctgCCGTCTTCTTCTCCACATTCCTGTGTTGATGCACTGGCAGAGTATCACAGAGCTTctgttgtgtttccttttcATTCCTCTGTGTGACTGTCTGACTGGTTGGCCAAACCCCTCATTAAGCAGGCTTGTTTAGGGAAGTGGGCAGAACTGAGGCCTAACGAGGGCCCTGATAAGACCTGTGAGTTTGTGAGTGATTTGTATGGTGTGTGCGCAAAGGAGAGGAGCTTTTAGACAGTGAGGCTTTGTACTGGCTGCCAAAACACAGTGTTCCGGTTGGGGAAGTGTTTCAGCTGAATGTccaacgtgcacacacacacacacacacacacacacacacacacacacacacacacacacatacagagtgaGAGGCTCATCACTGGGACTCTGTAGCAGGATGCTGGATTCCCTAAAAATACTTGCGAACGGAGAGACGGACACAATGGAATGCTTTGTTGGGAATGTTTCTGCCTCTGTGCTTCCGGAGAGGATCTTCCTCAATGGCCGCTACAAAACCAgtcagaagtgtgtgtgtgtgtgtcacacaggaTGACTATCTATTTTGCAATGATCTTTCGCTGCCCCTCATCCCCAGCAGAGTGCACAGAAAGTTGCATTGCCCTCTTTTCCGttcgttgtttgtttgtttattttctatttctctctcgctctttctctcagctgtttcgtctcctcctttcttcttcttctccccctctTTTTCCCATCTTTCTCTGAGGGAATCCTCTGACATCTCGAGGGTGTGTCCTGCTCCACATTCCTCTGCTGCCTCAGAGGAATGTCTAGTTCACAAGCTCCAGCAGCTCAGCTCCGGCTTGATGTTTATTTcactcttgttgttgttgttgttgttgttgttgttgttgttggaagaGCAGCCTGTGGTTGTATTAAGAGTTTATACAGATGGTTTCAGCTCGCTGTTGattataatatacataaattTTAACACTTTTGCTTTGGGTTGGTTTGGTGCAAAATACAGTCTCAGCAgtcctcatgttttttttctttttttaacacgTTCTGTGTTTAAAGGTCTACCTACTACGTTTGTCATCACATGACCTATGATCAAAAAGGATATTCACATCTGGAGTTTATGACTGTGTGTCCACCTTTAAATCTTTCGGTGTTAATTATTTTATCCCCCATCAAAATGACAATTATTTAACCTCATTTTGACCTGGATACGTGTAATTCATAGCATGCTGGGTTACAGACAGGCTACAGATGTGGGATAATGGCTAATGGTTTTGTCTTCCCAGCCTGCCAGATGATTACAGATGTGGGAAATCTCTGGGGCCAGTTGAATCTCTTCAGGAACATCCACAGCAGCCAGGGAAGATTCTGATTGGCTACAGCCGGGGCCTGGTGGTCCTATGGGATCTGAGCACTCGTCATGCTGAGCAACTCTTCCTGGGCAAACAGGTATGTAGTTTACAGAGCAGATCTCAGTTTCTTCTTACTGATGATGATTAATCATTTCACGCTGTGTTGAGCTGTAATTCTTCTGCTATCCAACCTGGTCTGATGgcttaatatgtgtgtgtttgtgtgtgtgtgaacccccctgcagcagctggagagtCTGGTGTGGGAACGATCTGGAAACTTGTTTGTCAGTTCCCATAATGACGGGGGCTATTCTGTGTGGGCTGTCACTAATGGTGACACCTACAATCACCAACCAGTCTCCTCCACCATCCCATATGGTGAGAAATGCATACATCACccacacgtatacacacacacccttttgtGTGTCCCCAGCTAATGTCTGTTTGAGGCATGTTTAAGCGCACTGTCATTCAGGtctggtggaggtgggggggtcTCGTCCACAAAGACCAACGTCCAGTGACTGACACTGGCTTAATGAATGACTGCTGACATGTTGTGACTCACAGTGACTCGTTTTTATGGTGAGAATTAGCGTGACGGTGACTGTGATCCAGAATATTTGTGGGGCGTTTGAAGCTTTAAACACTTctgcatttgatttttttcccctctttttagTCTAAAACGTCACTGTTCATGGTTGTCTCTCTCAGGTCCATTTCCCTGTAAGGCCATCAACAAGATCCTGTGGAGGACAACACAGACAGGGTGAGTCCTTTTTGATTTTTGCATTTAGACGACGGCCCTTTGGATCACAGTGCTACTAAATCtttacttgtgtttttgtttcattatatgcaagactctttttttaaacttcttttacACATcttatatgtacatatattgtacattttttaaaacatgaaacacggGAAAATGACCCAAAAAACGAAACAACAGTAACCGTATAACTCTGTGTTCTCAATAACCAGTCTGGGGCTTATCCTGTTAAAATGGTTTATTAAAGGTTGACATAATAAATAGGATATATTCATATTTCCTCTCAGTGAGGAAAAATGTGCTACCGATTCAACAAAATCAACACAATTAATCTCCGTGCTGACACTGTTATAAAACATATTGCCAACTCTGTGATAACTGATTTCACTCCAGACAGAATTGGGTCTGGTTTGAGTTGTTTTACTTTGGAATGTTTGAGTCTGATAATTAGCAACACCTGAGCAGCAAAATATGCACGCTAATATTTACATGCTAATATTTATTGCTAAAAGTCAATAAATTAGTTCATAACTATCAGTTATTGgaaacaattaaattaaactaaatttcACTCAGATTTTAGCGTAATTGaattttaattctttttaaaatagtccaagaattaaaaaaagtaattctGCCTAATTATATCAGAAACACTCTATGTTCTTTTAGatgacagattaaaaacatttttctgtgtgtcttggTCCAGTTCTCCAATGTTGTTGTACAGCGGTGGGATGCCCAGAGCCAGCTATGGTGACCGCCACTGTCTGACCATCCAACAAGACAAAGACCACGTCACTCTGGACTTCACGTCCCGAGTCATTGACTTCTTCACTGTCCACAGCATAGAGCACGAGCAAGGTGAGGAGTTGGCCAGCATTAatgttatctatctatctgtggatttctatgtttttcttcttctgattcAAGAATTAACTTATTTGTAAGAAAAGTGTAATATGGTCTAAATGTTGTCTCCTTCTTGCAGAGTTCGACGAACCATCTGCCCTGGTAGTGTTACTGGAAGAGGAGCTGGTTGTGATTGACCTCCAGACTCCCGGGTGGCCCTCTCTGCCCACTCCTTACCTggctcctctccactcctcagCGATCACCTGCTCCTTCCACATCTCCAGCGTCCCTCCTAAGCTCTGGGAGAGGCTGGTGAATGCTGGCAAAGCGCAGCAGGGCCGACAACACGCACACGGGGTGAGAAGCACGCTGCGATTTGTAGAGATCAGTTTGATGAAATTCTTTATTTCATAGCATagtttgtacttttatttatatatcaacaTAGTAACAtgaaagagaacacacacaggactaTCTcacagtcgcacacacacaccacatctgCTAGAAGTAGAGAGATCAAATATTAACTGCCAGACAAAATAAGAAATCTATAAACTAAAAATGAAGCAAAGAAGTAATCGATCTGAGTGAGTGTTTCTCTTTAGAAACTCTAGCCACACATTTGGTTTTTGTTTCCCCAGATGTTCTTTGTTGGCATCATCAAAAAACATCCCACTGaatctttttctgtcctctgtaTTAGAATTTATTTTACTGGTGGACAGCAGTGGCTGTTTGCAGGACGCTTTGACGGGCGTATTGTTCTGTAAATTGGTTGTATCAAAGCTGCTTAACCTGAGAACACCTTAAACAGATTATGATCAACAGCCAGGCTGCTCATGCTTTAAATGTAATCAACACTAATCAGTGTATATACTATCAAAACAACCGTACAGACTATTGACAAGTAGATATTAGGTGTCATATCAAGTGTCAGCTGCTGCCTTTGTATATAGTACAACTGGGTAATAAGTGAAGTTTGTAAATTGATTCAAGTAAAGGATATTGCATTTTAATGGATGTTATTACTCATGCTACTCGTGCAGCTGAGCTCACAGGCTGGCAGCAAAACAGCTCAGAGGAAACAGGCCGAGTGTGACCCATCAGCCTGCTGGTAGTGTGATAACTTTAAGAGCAGGTGTAGGCATTTAAAGGCTTTGCAAAGGCTTTGTAGcttggatcagctgtttgatcagTGGCAGattagacaaacacacacacacacacacacacacacagctgttaagCTCGTAAATCATCTCTGTCTGAGCGAGGCCAGACCAGAGGTGCTGACACTGTAACAGTGCAAACCTGTGTGTACACATTCTCACCCATAAGAGTATTCCTGTGAGGCAAAAGCAGTCAATTTTCACCTCTGATACAATGGAATAAGATTGCAGCAGCTTTTCTCCaatcttttgtcttctttgtgcAGAGTTGGCCCATATGTGGAGGGAAAAACCTGGCACCTCCACCCAAACAACAAGAGCTGCTATTGACGGGGtatctgcatgcacacacacacacacacacacacacacacaaacacacacatatatatctaaACAATCACAGGCTGCGTCCATACAGCAGCAGGTGGATCCAGTTTTCATTGTTCTTTCATAGCTCAAACCTGGCACAAATCTGCTGCTTTCTAAGTAAAATAACTCAAAGCTGCattaggatgttttttttttctttcttttctgatgTGAACCACATGGTTATCCTGCACAAAACTGGATCTGCTTGTGACTTGTCCTGAAAAGTCTGAAGCCAGAATTTCTCGGCATTACCACAGCAGCAAGGAAACCCTGTGACAGTTGGCAGATTTCTGCCAACTACAGATGTTTGGCAGAGCTAGCATTGGCATAGAGCAGCACAGTGAGAAACTACTGCGtaaaaggaagtgaaacagctggatggatggagtggAATTTGGGGAGACACCACGGTGTAAACGAAACTCAAAAAGACAAGTTAACTGAAAATTGAGCAAAAACCAGGAGGAGAATTCATTTTGATATTCCTTTGTAGTGTCTTTGGCCATGCTAGTGATATTTAGATTGAAATACCTTGACAACGGCTGGATGGATTGCAATATCTTGGCACAGATATTCATGTTCCTCAGAGGATAAATTGTAAATTTATTAGATGCACCTAATGCAGTCTAATGCaacaatagttttttttgtattaggAACACCCTTCAACACCTCATTGATTTAGAAACTGAACATTATTTACTATAGGATTATAGTTTTTAATTGCATTAAGTGTGGCTAATTGTACCTTGTAATTagcagctctctgtctgtctcttaaaATGTCAGCATCCCActtgcacatgcacaaataccTGCACAATCTCAGTTGATTTGTGCTGAAACATTGTATTTGTGTggaaatatttccttttttaaatcttggtttgtgtttttcagacatGAAGATGGCACCGTGCGCTTCTGGGACGCATCAGGTGTTGCTCTTACTCCGCTGTACAAACTCGGCACGGCCAACGTCTTCCACACTGACTGTGACCCTAGCGACGATCCTCAGGACCCTAACGACGACCCCGAcatgcagcaggaggaggaatgGCCTCCTTTTAGGAAGGTGAGAACTGAGGAGGCGAGTTAAGAGTAACAGTCCGTCCTCTAGAGACCAGGCACAGGGTCTTATTTTACAGGCTGtgggaataaaaacacacacacacacacacacacacacacacacacacacacacacacacacacacacacacacacacacacacagagtcactcAGTCCTGTTACAGTACATCTGTGGCCTAATTTTTTTCATCtggttgttttcatgtgttcagTTTTTCAGACAGACCCACCCCATTGTTCCTGCTATTAAAACTTGACTGTGAAGGAACCGCAGTCTGATTCTGTTTTAATagactctttatttattttttttacatgtaaatgAACTGATTCAGCATCAGGAGGCAGAATTTCACATCAAGCGAGTCTTGACAGAGTGATTCTTCTTTGGTAGAATGCTGACTGTGAATAGAGATGGGTCACGAAGGGAAACGCTCgatgaatatttaaatcagCTGGATGTCAAAGATAAGCTGGCAtcaacaatgaataaaaaaagtagAAGTTTATCCAAAGTGATGGATTTAAGAGTGAAAAATTGATTAAATTAGCCCATTTTCAACTCCtactcttcttttcttcctatTCACTTTCTCGCTCCCCCCACCTTTCCTCATGTCTCCTGTGGTAACAGAGCTGCATGTTCAGGAATGTGGCCCTCATATGGGATGAAGagcctttccctttttttttcttagtaaTGAAAACCAGACCCATCAGCCCACTCTttctttgtatgtatgtgtgtgtgtgttagtgaccAACTTCTCCTACTCCTTGTTTTGCCAAGACACAGCTCCCATGTGAGAAGGATTTCTATTGGAATTCctactgtgtgtgagagacagattAATGCACATGTTTTGCTGAGTGGGGAAAAGGGGGGATCTTCCTGGCTATTGGTGGAGAatagaggaaggagggaagctTCAGAGGGCTATTTTGACATCGCTCTGCCACAAATTAATTTGCTTGTGGTCTGGTCAGAACAACAATTTAGATTTATGAGATAAAACTTAAGAAGAAAACACCGATGGGGACTGACATTGTCCACAAACTGCTAGCCCTACCTGCATAGAGTGTCTTTGCATTTATGCTACTGATATCCgtttacatatgtgtgtgtgtataggtgggCTGTTTTGACCCGTACAGCGACGACCCAAGGCTGGGCATCCAGAAGATCAGTCTATGCAAATATAGCAACAAGCTGGTGGTGGCTGGGACTGCTGGACAGgtaaatgttacacacacatgcagatatatTGAGCTCTGTCAAACACATTATTTGTGGCCGTTTTCTGTGCCTTCATTGGATAGGACAACTGTAAAGAGACAAGAAAGTGGGTAGAGAGTGGGGATGTCATGCAGCACAGGGCTACAGGCTGGGATTTAACCTAGGTGTGGTAACGACTCAGCCTTTTGTATATGCAAACAAGACATGGAGCTACTGACTgtctatattttttaaacatagtCATTTAAAGGTCCCGTTTGTAGATACATtctttttatgttaatgaaatAACCTCGTGTTGAATTTTCTGTGGATGAAATGAGCCTAACTGATTAACTTGGCAGCCATCACACTtaacagctgctctgctgtgatgTAGCTGCACTAAGTGGATGTACTTTATTATTGTAACAAGACCATATATCTGTCTCTGCATGGATTTGTTATGGACAGTTTAACCAGAAGGCCAGTGTCTTAATTTTTAATGTTCCTGCTTCCTTTCCTGTAAACTGTACCTCATGATCACATGGTATGACTAAAGGACAACAAATCCTAATTAAACAATGGAAGGACACTCTTCAGAATGATCATCATTACAAAAGTTGCAGATCATAGAGTTTTTATCTCCGAATGACCATAGCGAAACTACAAATAGCGTGCCTCTGCTTTTGGTTTTCATACAACAAATACTTTCCAGTTTATCACATGACATCATACTCATATTCTCcccacaacaaaaaacaaatggttAGGCTGAACAAGTAAAATCAACATGCTGACAGTTTTGCTGATCTTGCTTTCTTGTAGGTTGGTTTGAAGATGCTGAAGTGATGAAGTCACTGGGTTAAAGTTAACAGAGCTTACTCACTCGTGTGCTCAGCAAATTTCACAACACTCAGCCTTAGATTACGAGATATCTTCAACGTTGACATTTTGGCTGAGGGTGACAACAAATTTCATGACACTCTCTCCTTTGATATTTCTGTGTAAGTGGAAGTCTTGGCTTGACAGTGGTGCCAGAGGAAAGGTCTGAAAACATCttctggggatcatgaatatGGATGAAAACCATGAATATTCATACCAAATGAAAGCTAATCTTTTTCGTGCACTGCAGCACATTTAGAAAAATCACGTAGCTTCTTCCTGGTAAGTGAATATTCAGACTGAGCTGTGCACAGAGCAAAAAGTGCAACTTGCAGATAATGAAATGCTCAACTCTGATGGAAGCGCCCCAACTGATGATAAACTAGCTACGAATCATACTTTTATTAGCTCTTACTAAGCCGTTGGCCCACTTTTCCAAACTGCTGCTTATTTAAAATGGATTTGATGTTATGAGATGCCTGTTATGCGGCTGACATTTTCAGTGCACCCAGCCTTCAGCTTTTTGTAGAAGATGAGCTCTTTTATGTGCTAATAATTTGAAAAACTGGGTCATACAAGAAAAGTGCATTTCTGTACTCCCAGTTGTGATGTCCTACTGTCGGATGTTTcacaaaaacatccatcagCACTAACATCTGCTACAgatttctcttgttttcttggacacttaaagataaaaataataaaatgatgtcTTCACTTCCTCCGTCTCTCCAGGTAATTGTTCTGGGTTTGAGCGACGAGCGTTCAGACCACTTGGTGGACGTGTCGGTGGTCGATCTGCTGCAGGACAGAGAGGGTTTCACCTGGAAGGGCCATGACAGGCTGGAGCCGCGCCTTAAACCTGCACCCTTCCCTCCTGGCTTTCAGCCGCTG contains the following coding sequences:
- the llgl1 gene encoding lethal(2) giant larvae protein homolog 1 codes for the protein MMKFRFRRQGTDPQREKIKQELFAFNKTVEHGFPHQPSALAFDPKLQLMAIGTKSGAIKVYGAPGVEFTGLHKDTTAVTQIHFLPGQGRLLSLLDDNTIHLWELVAGVPREVGGVKREGVVCLQEVSSYTLPGRPGIESCSATRVTVLLLLRSCDLLCIGTEGGGVYFLELPHLSLKDSQTLLQDQVTQSLPDDYRCGKSLGPVESLQEHPQQPGKILIGYSRGLVVLWDLSTRHAEQLFLGKQQLESLVWERSGNLFVSSHNDGGYSVWAVTNGDTYNHQPVSSTIPYGPFPCKAINKILWRTTQTGSPMLLYSGGMPRASYGDRHCLTIQQDKDHVTLDFTSRVIDFFTVHSIEHEQEFDEPSALVVLLEEELVVIDLQTPGWPSLPTPYLAPLHSSAITCSFHISSVPPKLWERLVNAGKAQQGRQHAHGSWPICGGKNLAPPPKQQELLLTGHEDGTVRFWDASGVALTPLYKLGTANVFHTDCDPSDDPQDPNDDPDMQQEEEWPPFRKVGCFDPYSDDPRLGIQKISLCKYSNKLVVAGTAGQVIVLGLSDERSDHLVDVSVVDLLQDREGFTWKGHDRLEPRLKPAPFPPGFQPLVLVQCLPPASVTAVALHAEWNLISFGTSHGFGLFDYHRRNAVLARCTLHPNDSLAMEGPLSRVKSLKKSLRQSFRRIRKSRVSGKKRTITTPTSKVQEANAALAEQEDVAPVQRRIEPRSADDSLSGVVRCLCFADTFLRDGTHHGPTLWAGTNSGSVYAYALEVPGVGSGRVCERGGAGEGSVCVEAVLGKEIQLMHRAPVVSICVLDGRGKPLPDPYEASQDLAIAPDMTNAHSVLIASEEQLKVFSLPKVSAKTKFKLTAHEGCRVRKVALVVFSSTAQEDYSEHTLVCLTNLGDMHLFNIPGLRPQVRYDCIRKEDISGIASCVFTKNGQGFYLISPSEYERFSLSAKVLTEPLCSVQLDRPLEPTPASDGTTTQPQANGTHKNQMGQAEGQTEEPPSALSSPILDTPLDSPLSCADLTLDSTGELTVEDVRDFLTTVDEAENNLKNIKEEEGRSTGILIN